In one Phyllostomus discolor isolate MPI-MPIP mPhyDis1 chromosome 8, mPhyDis1.pri.v3, whole genome shotgun sequence genomic region, the following are encoded:
- the SPATA20 gene encoding spermatogenesis-associated protein 20 isoform X1 has translation MSHLSSPPPKHKGEHKGHSLPRGSERGSSSRDKDRSVTVSTAVSMPAGGKGSRTNCSQSTPQKASNRLISEKSPYLLQHAYNPVDWYPWGQEAFDKARKENKPIFLSVGYSTCHWCHMMEEESFQNEEIGRLLNEDFVSVKVDREERPDVDKVYMTFVQATSSGGGWPMSVWLTPNLQPFVGGTYFPPEDGLTRVGFRTVLLRIREQWKQNKNALLENSQRVTTALLARSEICTGDRQLPPSAATMNSRCFQQLDEGYDEEYGGFAEAPKFPTPVILSFLFSYWLSHRLTQDGSRAQQMALHTLKMMANGGIRDHIGQGFHRYSTDRQWHVPHFEKMLYDQGQLVVAYSQAFQISGDEFYSDVAKGILQYVTRNLSHRSGGFYSAEDADSPPERGARPKEGAFYVWTVQEVQQLLPEPVSGATEPLTAGQLLMKHYGLTEAGNISPSQDPKGELQGQNVLTVRYSLELTAARFGLEVEAVRTLLDTGLEKLFQARKHRPKPHLDSKMLAAWNGLMVSGFAVAGAALGMERLINQATNGAKFLKRHMFDVASSRLMRTCYAGSGGTVEHSNPPSWGFLEDYAFVVRGLLDLYEASLESAWLEWALRLQDTQDRLFWDSRGGGYFCSETELGAGLPLRLKDDQDGAEPSANSVSAHNLLRLHGFTGHKDWIDKCVCLLTAFSERMRRVPVALPEMVRALSAHQQTLKQIVICGDPQAQDTKALLQCVHSIYIPNKVLILADGDPSSFLSRQLPFLNTLRRLEDRATAYVCENQACSMPITEPSELRKLLHQ, from the exons ATGAGCCACCTTTCTTCACCCCCCCCAAAACACAAGGGGGAGCACAAAGGCCACAGTCTACCCCGTGGTTCAGAAAG GGGTAGCTCCTCCCGGGACAAGGACCGAAGTGTGACGGTCAGCACTGCAGTGTCCATGCccgctggagggaaggggagccgCACCAACTGCTCCCAGTCCACACCGCAGAAGGCGTCCAACCGCCTGATCAGCGAGAAGTCGCCGTACCTCCTCCAACATGCCTACAACCCTGTGGACTG gtACCCCTGGGGACAGGAAGCCTTCGACAAGGCCAGGAAAGAGAACAAGCCGATTTTCCTTTCAG TGGGGTACTCCACCTGCCACTGGTGCCACATGATGGAGGAAGAGTCGTTCCAGAATGAGGAGATCGGCCGCCTGCTCAACGAGGACTTCGTCAGTGTGAAGGTGGACCGGGAGGAACGGCCAGACGTGGACAAGGTGTACATGACCTTCGTGCAG gccaccAGCAGTGGTGGGGGCTGGCCCATGAGCGTGTGGCTGACTCCCAACCTCCAGCCCTTTGTGGGAGGCACCTACTTCCCCCCGGAGGACGGCTTGACCCGAGTCGGCTTCCGCACCGTGCTGCTGAGGATACGGGAGCAG TGGAAACAGAACAAGAATGCCTTGCTTGAAAACAGCCAGCGTGTCACCACAGCCCTGCTGGCGCGGTCGGAGATCTGCACCGGTGACCGCCAGCTGCCGCCCTCGGCCGCCACCATGAACAGCCGCTGCTTCCAGCAGCTGGACGAGGGCTACGACGAGGAGTACGGCGGCTTCGCCGAGGCCCCCAAGTTCCCCACACCGG TGATCCTCAGCTTCCTGTTCTCCTACTGGCTCAGCCATCGGCTCACCCAGGATGGCTCTCGGGCCCAGCAGATGGCCTTGCACACCCTGAAAATGATGGCCAATGGGGGCATCCGAGACCACATAGGGCAG GGCTTTCACCGCTACTCAACGGACCGCCAGTGGCACGTCCCCCACTTTGAGAAGATGCTCTATGACCAGGGGCAGCTCGTGGTGGCCTACTCACAGGCCTTCCAG ATCTCTGGCGACGAGTTCTATTCCGATGTTGCCAAAGGCATCCTGCAGTACGTCACTCGGAACCTGAGCCACCGG TCTGGAGGCTTCTACAGCGCGGAGGACGCAGATTCACCCCCGGAGCGGGGCGCGCGGCCCAAAGAGGGCGCCTTCTACGTGTGGACCGTCCAAGAGGTCCAGCAGCTGCTCCCGGAGCCCGTGTCTGGCGCCACCGAGCCGCTGACCGCGGGCCAGCTCCTCATGAAGCACTACGGGCTCACGGAGGCCGGCAACATCAGCCCCAGTCAG GACCCCAAGGGGGAGCTGCAGGGCCAGAACGTGCTGACCGTCCGATATTCCCTGGAGCTGACCGCCGCCCGCTTTGGTCTGGAGGTGGAGGCTGTGCGGACCTTGCTGGACACCGGGCTGGAGAAGCTCTTCCAGGCCCGCAAACATCGGCCGAAGCCGCACCTGGACAGCAAGATGCTGGCCGCCTGGAACG GACTGATGGTGTCTGGCTTCGCAGTGGCCGGAGCTGCCCTGGGTATGGAGAGGCTAATCAACCAGGCCACCAACGGTGCCAAGTTCCTGAAGCGACACATGTTCGACGTGGCCAGCAGCCGCCTGATGCGGACCTGCTACGCAGGCTCTGGGGGCACCGTGGAGCACAG CAACCCCCCCAgctggggcttcctggaggactATGCCTTCGTAGTACGGGGCCTCCTGGACCTCTACGAGGCCTCGCTGGAGAGTGCGTGGCTCGAGTGGGCTCTGCGGCTGCAGGACACGCAAGACAGGCTCTTCTGGGACTCTCGTGGTGGCGGCTACTTCTGCAGTGAGACCGAGCTGGGGGCCGGGCTGCCCCTGCGTCTGAAGGACG ACCAGGACGGCGCAGAGCCCAGTGCCAACTCCGTGTCGGCCCACAACCTGCTTCGGCTGCACGGCTTCACGGGCCACAAGGACTGGATAGACAAGTGTGTGTGCCTGCTGACCGCCTTCTCCGAGCGCATGCGCCGTGTCCCTGTCGCATTGCCTGAGATGGTCCGAGCCCTCTCGGCCCACCAGCAGACCCTCAAGCAG ATCGTCATCTGCGGAGACCCCCAGGCCCAGGACACCAAGGCCCTGTTGCAGTGTGTCCACTCCATCTACATCCCTAACAAG GTGCTAATTCTGGCCGACGGGGACCCCTCCAGCTTCCTGTCCCGCCAGCTGCCCTTTCTGAATACCCTGCGGAGGCTAGAAGACCGGGCTACCGCCTACGTGTGCGAGAATCAGGCCTGCTCCATGCCCATCACCGAGCCCAGCGAACTGAGAAAACTGCTGCATCAGTGA
- the SPATA20 gene encoding spermatogenesis-associated protein 20 isoform X4, with translation MPTTLWTVGYSTCHWCHMMEEESFQNEEIGRLLNEDFVSVKVDREERPDVDKVYMTFVQATSSGGGWPMSVWLTPNLQPFVGGTYFPPEDGLTRVGFRTVLLRIREQWKQNKNALLENSQRVTTALLARSEICTGDRQLPPSAATMNSRCFQQLDEGYDEEYGGFAEAPKFPTPVILSFLFSYWLSHRLTQDGSRAQQMALHTLKMMANGGIRDHIGQGFHRYSTDRQWHVPHFEKMLYDQGQLVVAYSQAFQISGDEFYSDVAKGILQYVTRNLSHRSGGFYSAEDADSPPERGARPKEGAFYVWTVQEVQQLLPEPVSGATEPLTAGQLLMKHYGLTEAGNISPSQDPKGELQGQNVLTVRYSLELTAARFGLEVEAVRTLLDTGLEKLFQARKHRPKPHLDSKMLAAWNGLMVSGFAVAGAALGMERLINQATNGAKFLKRHMFDVASSRLMRTCYAGSGGTVEHSNPPSWGFLEDYAFVVRGLLDLYEASLESAWLEWALRLQDTQDRLFWDSRGGGYFCSETELGAGLPLRLKDDQDGAEPSANSVSAHNLLRLHGFTGHKDWIDKCVCLLTAFSERMRRVPVALPEMVRALSAHQQTLKQIVICGDPQAQDTKALLQCVHSIYIPNKVLILADGDPSSFLSRQLPFLNTLRRLEDRATAYVCENQACSMPITEPSELRKLLHQ, from the exons ATGCCTACAACCCTGTGGACTG TGGGGTACTCCACCTGCCACTGGTGCCACATGATGGAGGAAGAGTCGTTCCAGAATGAGGAGATCGGCCGCCTGCTCAACGAGGACTTCGTCAGTGTGAAGGTGGACCGGGAGGAACGGCCAGACGTGGACAAGGTGTACATGACCTTCGTGCAG gccaccAGCAGTGGTGGGGGCTGGCCCATGAGCGTGTGGCTGACTCCCAACCTCCAGCCCTTTGTGGGAGGCACCTACTTCCCCCCGGAGGACGGCTTGACCCGAGTCGGCTTCCGCACCGTGCTGCTGAGGATACGGGAGCAG TGGAAACAGAACAAGAATGCCTTGCTTGAAAACAGCCAGCGTGTCACCACAGCCCTGCTGGCGCGGTCGGAGATCTGCACCGGTGACCGCCAGCTGCCGCCCTCGGCCGCCACCATGAACAGCCGCTGCTTCCAGCAGCTGGACGAGGGCTACGACGAGGAGTACGGCGGCTTCGCCGAGGCCCCCAAGTTCCCCACACCGG TGATCCTCAGCTTCCTGTTCTCCTACTGGCTCAGCCATCGGCTCACCCAGGATGGCTCTCGGGCCCAGCAGATGGCCTTGCACACCCTGAAAATGATGGCCAATGGGGGCATCCGAGACCACATAGGGCAG GGCTTTCACCGCTACTCAACGGACCGCCAGTGGCACGTCCCCCACTTTGAGAAGATGCTCTATGACCAGGGGCAGCTCGTGGTGGCCTACTCACAGGCCTTCCAG ATCTCTGGCGACGAGTTCTATTCCGATGTTGCCAAAGGCATCCTGCAGTACGTCACTCGGAACCTGAGCCACCGG TCTGGAGGCTTCTACAGCGCGGAGGACGCAGATTCACCCCCGGAGCGGGGCGCGCGGCCCAAAGAGGGCGCCTTCTACGTGTGGACCGTCCAAGAGGTCCAGCAGCTGCTCCCGGAGCCCGTGTCTGGCGCCACCGAGCCGCTGACCGCGGGCCAGCTCCTCATGAAGCACTACGGGCTCACGGAGGCCGGCAACATCAGCCCCAGTCAG GACCCCAAGGGGGAGCTGCAGGGCCAGAACGTGCTGACCGTCCGATATTCCCTGGAGCTGACCGCCGCCCGCTTTGGTCTGGAGGTGGAGGCTGTGCGGACCTTGCTGGACACCGGGCTGGAGAAGCTCTTCCAGGCCCGCAAACATCGGCCGAAGCCGCACCTGGACAGCAAGATGCTGGCCGCCTGGAACG GACTGATGGTGTCTGGCTTCGCAGTGGCCGGAGCTGCCCTGGGTATGGAGAGGCTAATCAACCAGGCCACCAACGGTGCCAAGTTCCTGAAGCGACACATGTTCGACGTGGCCAGCAGCCGCCTGATGCGGACCTGCTACGCAGGCTCTGGGGGCACCGTGGAGCACAG CAACCCCCCCAgctggggcttcctggaggactATGCCTTCGTAGTACGGGGCCTCCTGGACCTCTACGAGGCCTCGCTGGAGAGTGCGTGGCTCGAGTGGGCTCTGCGGCTGCAGGACACGCAAGACAGGCTCTTCTGGGACTCTCGTGGTGGCGGCTACTTCTGCAGTGAGACCGAGCTGGGGGCCGGGCTGCCCCTGCGTCTGAAGGACG ACCAGGACGGCGCAGAGCCCAGTGCCAACTCCGTGTCGGCCCACAACCTGCTTCGGCTGCACGGCTTCACGGGCCACAAGGACTGGATAGACAAGTGTGTGTGCCTGCTGACCGCCTTCTCCGAGCGCATGCGCCGTGTCCCTGTCGCATTGCCTGAGATGGTCCGAGCCCTCTCGGCCCACCAGCAGACCCTCAAGCAG ATCGTCATCTGCGGAGACCCCCAGGCCCAGGACACCAAGGCCCTGTTGCAGTGTGTCCACTCCATCTACATCCCTAACAAG GTGCTAATTCTGGCCGACGGGGACCCCTCCAGCTTCCTGTCCCGCCAGCTGCCCTTTCTGAATACCCTGCGGAGGCTAGAAGACCGGGCTACCGCCTACGTGTGCGAGAATCAGGCCTGCTCCATGCCCATCACCGAGCCCAGCGAACTGAGAAAACTGCTGCATCAGTGA
- the SPATA20 gene encoding spermatogenesis-associated protein 20 isoform X2, which yields MSHLSSPPPKHKGEHKGHSLPRGSERGSSSRDKDRSVTVSTAVSMPAGGKGSRTNCSQSTPQKASNRLISEKSPYLLQHAYNPVDWYPWGQEAFDKARKENKPIFLSVGYSTCHWCHMMEEESFQNEEIGRLLNEDFVSVKVDREERPDVDKVYMTFVQATSSGGGWPMSVWLTPNLQPFVGGTYFPPEDGLTRVGFRTVLLRIREQWKQNKNALLENSQRVTTALLARSEICTGDRQLPPSAATMNSRCFQQLDEGYDEEYGGFAEAPKFPTPVILSFLFSYWLSHRLTQDGSRAQQMALHTLKMMANGGIRDHIGQGFHRYSTDRQWHVPHFEKMLYDQGQLVVAYSQAFQISGDEFYSDVAKGILQYVTRNLSHRSGGFYSAEDADSPPERGARPKEGAFYVWTVQEVQQLLPEPVSGATEPLTAGQLLMKHYGLTEAGNISPSQDPKGELQGQNVLTVRYSLELTAARFGLEVEAVRTLLDTGLEKLFQARKHRPKPHLDSKMLAAWNGLMVSGFAVAGAALGMERLINQATNGAKFLKRHMFDVASSRLMRTCYAGSGGTVEHSNPPSWGFLEDYAFVVRGLLDLYEASLESAWLEWALRLQDTQDRLFWDSRGGGYFCSETELGAGLPLRLKDDQDGAEPSANSVSAHNLLRLHGFTGHKDWIDKCVCLLTAFSERMRRVPVALPEMVRALSAHQQTLKQVLILADGDPSSFLSRQLPFLNTLRRLEDRATAYVCENQACSMPITEPSELRKLLHQ from the exons ATGAGCCACCTTTCTTCACCCCCCCCAAAACACAAGGGGGAGCACAAAGGCCACAGTCTACCCCGTGGTTCAGAAAG GGGTAGCTCCTCCCGGGACAAGGACCGAAGTGTGACGGTCAGCACTGCAGTGTCCATGCccgctggagggaaggggagccgCACCAACTGCTCCCAGTCCACACCGCAGAAGGCGTCCAACCGCCTGATCAGCGAGAAGTCGCCGTACCTCCTCCAACATGCCTACAACCCTGTGGACTG gtACCCCTGGGGACAGGAAGCCTTCGACAAGGCCAGGAAAGAGAACAAGCCGATTTTCCTTTCAG TGGGGTACTCCACCTGCCACTGGTGCCACATGATGGAGGAAGAGTCGTTCCAGAATGAGGAGATCGGCCGCCTGCTCAACGAGGACTTCGTCAGTGTGAAGGTGGACCGGGAGGAACGGCCAGACGTGGACAAGGTGTACATGACCTTCGTGCAG gccaccAGCAGTGGTGGGGGCTGGCCCATGAGCGTGTGGCTGACTCCCAACCTCCAGCCCTTTGTGGGAGGCACCTACTTCCCCCCGGAGGACGGCTTGACCCGAGTCGGCTTCCGCACCGTGCTGCTGAGGATACGGGAGCAG TGGAAACAGAACAAGAATGCCTTGCTTGAAAACAGCCAGCGTGTCACCACAGCCCTGCTGGCGCGGTCGGAGATCTGCACCGGTGACCGCCAGCTGCCGCCCTCGGCCGCCACCATGAACAGCCGCTGCTTCCAGCAGCTGGACGAGGGCTACGACGAGGAGTACGGCGGCTTCGCCGAGGCCCCCAAGTTCCCCACACCGG TGATCCTCAGCTTCCTGTTCTCCTACTGGCTCAGCCATCGGCTCACCCAGGATGGCTCTCGGGCCCAGCAGATGGCCTTGCACACCCTGAAAATGATGGCCAATGGGGGCATCCGAGACCACATAGGGCAG GGCTTTCACCGCTACTCAACGGACCGCCAGTGGCACGTCCCCCACTTTGAGAAGATGCTCTATGACCAGGGGCAGCTCGTGGTGGCCTACTCACAGGCCTTCCAG ATCTCTGGCGACGAGTTCTATTCCGATGTTGCCAAAGGCATCCTGCAGTACGTCACTCGGAACCTGAGCCACCGG TCTGGAGGCTTCTACAGCGCGGAGGACGCAGATTCACCCCCGGAGCGGGGCGCGCGGCCCAAAGAGGGCGCCTTCTACGTGTGGACCGTCCAAGAGGTCCAGCAGCTGCTCCCGGAGCCCGTGTCTGGCGCCACCGAGCCGCTGACCGCGGGCCAGCTCCTCATGAAGCACTACGGGCTCACGGAGGCCGGCAACATCAGCCCCAGTCAG GACCCCAAGGGGGAGCTGCAGGGCCAGAACGTGCTGACCGTCCGATATTCCCTGGAGCTGACCGCCGCCCGCTTTGGTCTGGAGGTGGAGGCTGTGCGGACCTTGCTGGACACCGGGCTGGAGAAGCTCTTCCAGGCCCGCAAACATCGGCCGAAGCCGCACCTGGACAGCAAGATGCTGGCCGCCTGGAACG GACTGATGGTGTCTGGCTTCGCAGTGGCCGGAGCTGCCCTGGGTATGGAGAGGCTAATCAACCAGGCCACCAACGGTGCCAAGTTCCTGAAGCGACACATGTTCGACGTGGCCAGCAGCCGCCTGATGCGGACCTGCTACGCAGGCTCTGGGGGCACCGTGGAGCACAG CAACCCCCCCAgctggggcttcctggaggactATGCCTTCGTAGTACGGGGCCTCCTGGACCTCTACGAGGCCTCGCTGGAGAGTGCGTGGCTCGAGTGGGCTCTGCGGCTGCAGGACACGCAAGACAGGCTCTTCTGGGACTCTCGTGGTGGCGGCTACTTCTGCAGTGAGACCGAGCTGGGGGCCGGGCTGCCCCTGCGTCTGAAGGACG ACCAGGACGGCGCAGAGCCCAGTGCCAACTCCGTGTCGGCCCACAACCTGCTTCGGCTGCACGGCTTCACGGGCCACAAGGACTGGATAGACAAGTGTGTGTGCCTGCTGACCGCCTTCTCCGAGCGCATGCGCCGTGTCCCTGTCGCATTGCCTGAGATGGTCCGAGCCCTCTCGGCCCACCAGCAGACCCTCAAGCAG GTGCTAATTCTGGCCGACGGGGACCCCTCCAGCTTCCTGTCCCGCCAGCTGCCCTTTCTGAATACCCTGCGGAGGCTAGAAGACCGGGCTACCGCCTACGTGTGCGAGAATCAGGCCTGCTCCATGCCCATCACCGAGCCCAGCGAACTGAGAAAACTGCTGCATCAGTGA
- the SPATA20 gene encoding spermatogenesis-associated protein 20 isoform X3: protein MPAGGKGSRTNCSQSTPQKASNRLISEKSPYLLQHAYNPVDWYPWGQEAFDKARKENKPIFLSVGYSTCHWCHMMEEESFQNEEIGRLLNEDFVSVKVDREERPDVDKVYMTFVQATSSGGGWPMSVWLTPNLQPFVGGTYFPPEDGLTRVGFRTVLLRIREQWKQNKNALLENSQRVTTALLARSEICTGDRQLPPSAATMNSRCFQQLDEGYDEEYGGFAEAPKFPTPVILSFLFSYWLSHRLTQDGSRAQQMALHTLKMMANGGIRDHIGQGFHRYSTDRQWHVPHFEKMLYDQGQLVVAYSQAFQISGDEFYSDVAKGILQYVTRNLSHRSGGFYSAEDADSPPERGARPKEGAFYVWTVQEVQQLLPEPVSGATEPLTAGQLLMKHYGLTEAGNISPSQDPKGELQGQNVLTVRYSLELTAARFGLEVEAVRTLLDTGLEKLFQARKHRPKPHLDSKMLAAWNGLMVSGFAVAGAALGMERLINQATNGAKFLKRHMFDVASSRLMRTCYAGSGGTVEHSNPPSWGFLEDYAFVVRGLLDLYEASLESAWLEWALRLQDTQDRLFWDSRGGGYFCSETELGAGLPLRLKDDQDGAEPSANSVSAHNLLRLHGFTGHKDWIDKCVCLLTAFSERMRRVPVALPEMVRALSAHQQTLKQIVICGDPQAQDTKALLQCVHSIYIPNKVLILADGDPSSFLSRQLPFLNTLRRLEDRATAYVCENQACSMPITEPSELRKLLHQ from the exons ATGCccgctggagggaaggggagccgCACCAACTGCTCCCAGTCCACACCGCAGAAGGCGTCCAACCGCCTGATCAGCGAGAAGTCGCCGTACCTCCTCCAACATGCCTACAACCCTGTGGACTG gtACCCCTGGGGACAGGAAGCCTTCGACAAGGCCAGGAAAGAGAACAAGCCGATTTTCCTTTCAG TGGGGTACTCCACCTGCCACTGGTGCCACATGATGGAGGAAGAGTCGTTCCAGAATGAGGAGATCGGCCGCCTGCTCAACGAGGACTTCGTCAGTGTGAAGGTGGACCGGGAGGAACGGCCAGACGTGGACAAGGTGTACATGACCTTCGTGCAG gccaccAGCAGTGGTGGGGGCTGGCCCATGAGCGTGTGGCTGACTCCCAACCTCCAGCCCTTTGTGGGAGGCACCTACTTCCCCCCGGAGGACGGCTTGACCCGAGTCGGCTTCCGCACCGTGCTGCTGAGGATACGGGAGCAG TGGAAACAGAACAAGAATGCCTTGCTTGAAAACAGCCAGCGTGTCACCACAGCCCTGCTGGCGCGGTCGGAGATCTGCACCGGTGACCGCCAGCTGCCGCCCTCGGCCGCCACCATGAACAGCCGCTGCTTCCAGCAGCTGGACGAGGGCTACGACGAGGAGTACGGCGGCTTCGCCGAGGCCCCCAAGTTCCCCACACCGG TGATCCTCAGCTTCCTGTTCTCCTACTGGCTCAGCCATCGGCTCACCCAGGATGGCTCTCGGGCCCAGCAGATGGCCTTGCACACCCTGAAAATGATGGCCAATGGGGGCATCCGAGACCACATAGGGCAG GGCTTTCACCGCTACTCAACGGACCGCCAGTGGCACGTCCCCCACTTTGAGAAGATGCTCTATGACCAGGGGCAGCTCGTGGTGGCCTACTCACAGGCCTTCCAG ATCTCTGGCGACGAGTTCTATTCCGATGTTGCCAAAGGCATCCTGCAGTACGTCACTCGGAACCTGAGCCACCGG TCTGGAGGCTTCTACAGCGCGGAGGACGCAGATTCACCCCCGGAGCGGGGCGCGCGGCCCAAAGAGGGCGCCTTCTACGTGTGGACCGTCCAAGAGGTCCAGCAGCTGCTCCCGGAGCCCGTGTCTGGCGCCACCGAGCCGCTGACCGCGGGCCAGCTCCTCATGAAGCACTACGGGCTCACGGAGGCCGGCAACATCAGCCCCAGTCAG GACCCCAAGGGGGAGCTGCAGGGCCAGAACGTGCTGACCGTCCGATATTCCCTGGAGCTGACCGCCGCCCGCTTTGGTCTGGAGGTGGAGGCTGTGCGGACCTTGCTGGACACCGGGCTGGAGAAGCTCTTCCAGGCCCGCAAACATCGGCCGAAGCCGCACCTGGACAGCAAGATGCTGGCCGCCTGGAACG GACTGATGGTGTCTGGCTTCGCAGTGGCCGGAGCTGCCCTGGGTATGGAGAGGCTAATCAACCAGGCCACCAACGGTGCCAAGTTCCTGAAGCGACACATGTTCGACGTGGCCAGCAGCCGCCTGATGCGGACCTGCTACGCAGGCTCTGGGGGCACCGTGGAGCACAG CAACCCCCCCAgctggggcttcctggaggactATGCCTTCGTAGTACGGGGCCTCCTGGACCTCTACGAGGCCTCGCTGGAGAGTGCGTGGCTCGAGTGGGCTCTGCGGCTGCAGGACACGCAAGACAGGCTCTTCTGGGACTCTCGTGGTGGCGGCTACTTCTGCAGTGAGACCGAGCTGGGGGCCGGGCTGCCCCTGCGTCTGAAGGACG ACCAGGACGGCGCAGAGCCCAGTGCCAACTCCGTGTCGGCCCACAACCTGCTTCGGCTGCACGGCTTCACGGGCCACAAGGACTGGATAGACAAGTGTGTGTGCCTGCTGACCGCCTTCTCCGAGCGCATGCGCCGTGTCCCTGTCGCATTGCCTGAGATGGTCCGAGCCCTCTCGGCCCACCAGCAGACCCTCAAGCAG ATCGTCATCTGCGGAGACCCCCAGGCCCAGGACACCAAGGCCCTGTTGCAGTGTGTCCACTCCATCTACATCCCTAACAAG GTGCTAATTCTGGCCGACGGGGACCCCTCCAGCTTCCTGTCCCGCCAGCTGCCCTTTCTGAATACCCTGCGGAGGCTAGAAGACCGGGCTACCGCCTACGTGTGCGAGAATCAGGCCTGCTCCATGCCCATCACCGAGCCCAGCGAACTGAGAAAACTGCTGCATCAGTGA